The Mycobacteriales bacterium DNA window GTGAGCTTCCGCCTCGACCGCGAGGTCCACCCCGAGGATCGGCCGGATGCCCACCTCCCGGCAGGCAGTGACGAAACGCACCATGCCGTACACCCCGTCGCGATCGGTCAACGCGAGCGCGTCCATGCCGTGGTCGGCGGCCCGTTCCGCCAGCGGGCGCGGATGGGTGGTCCCGTAGCGCATCGAGTAGCCGGAGGCCACGTGAAGGTGAACGAAAGGATCGCTGACCACGGCCGGAGCGAGCGTCAGCCGGCGCGGAACAACGGCTCGGCGCCGGCCAGCCCGAGGCTCGCCTCGACGACGCCGAGGAAGGTCTCCGCGTCGCGGACGAGGTCGTCGGCCTCCCGTCCGGTGGCCGCCCCGCACAGGCCGGCCTCCGCGGCGGATCGTTTGTCCGCGCCGGCGGCGAAGAACGCGGCCCACTCCGCCAGTTCGGGGGCGACCGCGGTCAGCAGCACCCACGCGCTCGTCGGTCGGCGATGCGTCCCGGCCGGCCGGGCCCGGGCCGCGAGCACGGCCGCGGCGGCGCGCAGCGCAGCCAGATGCGCACCGGCGTAGCGCTGGGCCGGTCCCGGCTCCCGCGCTGCCTCGGCGAGCCCGGCGCGCGCCGCGGCGAGCAAGGTCCGCGCGGCGGCTCGCGGCGGGGCCTGCGGAATGGTCACGGCACTCCCCTCTCAGTCGTGGATGCGGGCAACGGTCCAGCCGCCCACCGACCAGTCGAAGCACAGGTCGAACACACCGGTGCCGCGGTCGGCGCCGGCCTCGACGCGCCAGAACTCCCGCTCCCGGTCGTCGATCCGCACCGCTCGCGGTTGGCGCCACCAGCGGCCGACTTCCCTCCAGTGGTCGAGAACCGCGCGGACGAGATAGCGCCGGCCTCGCCAGCGGAACTCGGTCGGCGCCACGTCGCCTCGGCTTACCTCGACCGGCTCGGCATACCTGCGGCTCACCCGATCCTCCGATCTGTCCCAGGTCGGGTCCGCCCCCCGCCCGCGGATCGGGGAGACTGGCCCGGAAGCGCCCGTCGTGGCGAAACCGGGAGACCCACCAGACTCGAACATATGTTCGAATCTGGTGGAACACTAACCCGGGGTGGCCGGTTCGTCAACGAATCAAGGAGCACCTGTGGGTATCGCGTCCGGAACCCAGCCCGCCCCTCCCGCCCACCTGAACACGACCTGGTACCTGGACCTCAACGACATCGCCCGGCACTCGTCGTGGGCCCATGGCTTCATGTCGGCCTACGCCCTCTACGGTGGCCTGCTGGCGCTCGCCCTGCTCACCGTGCTCGGCTGGTGGTTGGCCCGATCCCGGCCCGAGGCGCCGGCCACGGTCGCCGCGGTCGTGTGGGCCGGCGGTGCCGTCGTCATCGCCCTGGGCCTGAACCAGATCGTGTCCCACGCGGTGGCCGAGGCCCGGCCGTACGCGGTGCTGCCGGGCGTCGAGGTCCTGGTGGCCAAGGCCCACGACTTTTCCTTCCCCAGCGACCACGCCACGATGGCCGGCGCCTTCATCGTCGGCCTGTTCCTGTTCGACCGGCGCTACGGACTCGTCGCGTTGCTCCTCGGGCTGCTCCTCGGCTTCTCCCGGGTCTACGTCGGCGCGCACTACCCCGGTGACGTCGTCGCGGGATTCCTGTTGGGCGGCGCCGTAGCCGGGCTCGGCTACCTCGCGATCGTCCCGCCGCTCCGCGGGC harbors:
- a CDS encoding SAV_6107 family HEPN domain-containing protein, giving the protein MTIPQAPPRAAARTLLAAARAGLAEAAREPGPAQRYAGAHLAALRAAAAVLAARARPAGTHRRPTSAWVLLTAVAPELAEWAAFFAAGADKRSAAEAGLCGAATGREADDLVRDAETFLGVVEASLGLAGAEPLFRAG
- a CDS encoding DUF6504 family protein, which translates into the protein MSRRYAEPVEVSRGDVAPTEFRWRGRRYLVRAVLDHWREVGRWWRQPRAVRIDDREREFWRVEAGADRGTGVFDLCFDWSVGGWTVARIHD
- a CDS encoding phosphatase PAP2 family protein, with the protein product MGIASGTQPAPPAHLNTTWYLDLNDIARHSSWAHGFMSAYALYGGLLALALLTVLGWWLARSRPEAPATVAAVVWAGGAVVIALGLNQIVSHAVAEARPYAVLPGVEVLVAKAHDFSFPSDHATMAGAFIVGLFLFDRRYGLVALLLGLLLGFSRVYVGAHYPGDVVAGFLLGGAVAGLGYLAIVPPLRGLTSRLATTPLRLLVQSAPAPAPRPEP